A genomic region of Pseudomonas sp. RSB 5.4 contains the following coding sequences:
- a CDS encoding GNAT family N-acetyltransferase, with the protein MPDTRYVLLDEPLWPLMNKFYRSHQSSMKAVRDAQLWVARREDIVAALCLRPVAGGYWLTGLFVDPGCREQGIAGQLIAAAVKDLQEPVWLFCHPDLRGFYERRGFSFDPALPYALVERLSRYARSKPMIAMGLTPHSI; encoded by the coding sequence ATGCCCGATACCCGCTACGTCCTGCTCGATGAGCCTTTGTGGCCGTTGATGAACAAGTTTTACCGCAGCCACCAATCGTCGATGAAGGCGGTGCGCGATGCGCAGTTGTGGGTGGCCCGTCGCGAGGACATCGTTGCCGCATTGTGCTTGCGGCCGGTGGCGGGCGGGTACTGGTTGACCGGGTTGTTTGTTGATCCGGGTTGCCGTGAGCAAGGGATCGCCGGGCAGTTGATCGCGGCGGCGGTGAAGGATTTGCAGGAGCCGGTGTGGCTGTTCTGTCATCCGGACTTGCGCGGGTTTTACGAGCGGCGCGGTTTCAGCTTCGATCCCGCCCTGCCCTACGCACTGGTCGAACGGTTGAGCCGGTATGCGCGGAGCAAGCCGATGATTGCGATGGGGCTGACACCGCATTCAATCTGA
- the def gene encoding peptide deformylase translates to MIREILKMGDERLLRIAPPVPPEMFDSPELWQLIDDMFQTMESVGGVGLAAPQIGVDLQLVIFGFEHSERYPDAEAVPQTILINPLITPLSPLTEEGFEGCLSVPGLRGAVDRYQQIRYEGFDPKGEPIVRVASGFHARVVQHECDHLIGRLYPSRITDFSKFGFTEVMFPDLDPAADD, encoded by the coding sequence ATGATCCGTGAAATCCTGAAAATGGGCGATGAACGCCTGCTGCGCATCGCTCCGCCGGTGCCCCCGGAAATGTTCGACAGCCCCGAGCTGTGGCAACTGATCGATGACATGTTCCAGACCATGGAAAGTGTCGGTGGCGTCGGCCTGGCCGCGCCGCAGATCGGCGTCGACCTGCAACTGGTGATCTTCGGTTTCGAGCACAGCGAACGCTACCCGGACGCCGAAGCAGTGCCGCAGACGATTCTGATCAATCCGCTGATCACACCATTGAGTCCGCTGACGGAGGAGGGCTTCGAAGGCTGCCTGTCGGTACCCGGCCTGCGTGGCGCGGTGGATCGTTATCAGCAGATTCGCTACGAAGGGTTCGATCCCAAGGGCGAACCGATCGTGCGCGTGGCGTCGGGCTTTCATGCGCGGGTGGTGCAGCACGAGTGTGATCACCTGATCGGTCGCTTGTATCCGTCGCGGATTACCGATTTCAGCAAGTTCGGCTTTACCGAAGTGATGTTCCCGGATCTCGATCCCGCAGCCGACGACTGA
- a CDS encoding YihY/virulence factor BrkB family protein, which yields MIFPDMKGLPLHRVMVRTVTEFVDDEMSTYASALAYQMLFSLFPFILFLIALIGFLHLPDFFTWLRLQSELVLPPQALEQVNPVIDQLQQSKGGLLSIGIVIALYTASAGVRLMMSAMNAAYDVVEGRPIWKRFPLSIFYTVGIAGMLLVAAALMVLGPQVMGWIAAQVGLEDFIVTVWTIARWPVIVILMMVAVALIYYVMPDVKQEFRFITPGSVLAVVVWIVASLGFAFYVKTFANYNAMYGSIGAIIVLLLYFYISAAVLLLGAEMNAVIEHMSSEGKNEGEKVPGELDEHPKQHVSGLGRDQSLKPNTDEV from the coding sequence ATGATTTTTCCGGACATGAAAGGTCTGCCACTGCACCGGGTGATGGTGCGCACGGTGACTGAATTCGTCGACGACGAGATGTCGACCTACGCCTCGGCACTGGCCTACCAGATGCTGTTCTCGCTGTTCCCGTTCATTCTGTTCCTGATTGCCCTGATCGGTTTCCTGCACCTGCCGGATTTCTTCACCTGGCTGCGTCTGCAATCGGAACTGGTGCTGCCACCGCAGGCGCTGGAACAGGTCAACCCGGTCATCGATCAGCTGCAGCAGTCCAAAGGCGGCTTGCTCTCGATCGGTATCGTCATCGCCCTGTACACGGCATCTGCCGGCGTGCGGCTGATGATGAGCGCGATGAACGCCGCTTACGACGTGGTCGAGGGCCGGCCGATCTGGAAGCGCTTCCCGCTGTCGATTTTCTACACCGTCGGCATTGCCGGCATGTTGCTGGTGGCGGCTGCACTGATGGTGCTCGGGCCGCAAGTGATGGGCTGGATTGCCGCGCAGGTGGGCCTTGAAGATTTCATTGTCACCGTGTGGACGATTGCCCGCTGGCCAGTGATCGTGATTCTGATGATGGTCGCCGTGGCCCTGATCTACTACGTGATGCCCGACGTCAAACAGGAATTCCGCTTCATCACTCCAGGCTCGGTGCTGGCGGTGGTGGTGTGGATCGTGGCTTCGTTGGGGTTCGCGTTCTACGTCAAAACCTTCGCCAACTACAACGCGATGTATGGCAGCATCGGCGCGATCATCGTGCTGTTGCTGTATTTCTATATTTCCGCCGCCGTGCTGCTGCTTGGGGCGGAGATGAACGCGGTGATCGAACACATGTCCAGCGAGGGCAAGAACGAGGGCGAGAAAGTCCCCGGCGAACTCGATGAACATCCCAAACAACACGTTTCAGGGCTTGGGCGCGACCAGTCGCTGAAACCGAATACCGACGAAGTCTGA
- a CDS encoding CsbD family protein, with protein MSSTGDKVKGMANEAVGNVKQGVGKATDNTKLQAEGKVQEKKGEAQQAVGKAKDAIKKGVDKA; from the coding sequence ATGAGTAGCACAGGCGATAAAGTAAAAGGCATGGCCAACGAAGCAGTCGGCAACGTCAAGCAAGGCGTCGGTAAAGCCACCGACAACACCAAGCTGCAAGCCGAAGGCAAGGTTCAAGAGAAAAAAGGCGAAGCCCAGCAAGCAGTCGGCAAAGCCAAAGACGCCATCAAAAAAGGTGTCGACAAGGCGTAA
- the fadD1 gene encoding long-chain-fatty-acid--CoA ligase FadD1 — protein sequence MIEDFWKDKYPAGIAADINPDEYPNIQAVLKQSCQRFANKPAFSNLGKTITYGELYELSGAFAAYLQQHTDLQPGDRIAVQLPNVLQYPVAVFGAIRAGLIVVNTNPLYTAREMEHQFNDSGAKALVCLANMAHLAEAVVPKTGVKHVIVTEVADLLPPVKRLLINSVIKYVKKMVPAYHLPKAVKFNDVLSKGQGQPVAEANPHSSDVAVLQYTGGTTGVAKGAMLTHRNLVANMLQCKALMGSNLNEGCEILITPLPLYHIYAFTFHCMAMMLIGNHNILISNPRDLPAMVKELSKWKFSGFVGLNTLFVALCNNEGFRKLDFSNLKVTLSGGMALQLAAAERWKAVTGCSICEGYGMTETSPVATVNPIQNIQIGTIGIPVPSTLCKVIDDAGVEQPMGEIGELCVKGPQVMKGYWQRQEATDEILDSEGWLKTGDIALIQPDGYMRIVDRKKDMILVSGFNVYPNELEDVLATLPGVLQCAAIGVPDEKSGEAIKIFIVAKPGVTLTKETVMEHMRANVTGYKVPRSVEFRDALPTTNVGKILRRELRDEELKKIKAKSAA from the coding sequence ATGATCGAAGACTTTTGGAAGGATAAATACCCGGCTGGAATTGCTGCCGACATCAATCCAGACGAGTACCCGAATATTCAGGCAGTGTTGAAGCAATCCTGCCAACGCTTCGCCAACAAACCGGCTTTCAGCAACCTGGGCAAGACAATCACCTACGGTGAACTGTACGAATTGTCCGGTGCGTTTGCCGCGTATCTGCAACAGCATACCGACTTGCAGCCCGGTGATCGAATCGCCGTGCAACTGCCCAACGTTCTGCAGTACCCGGTGGCCGTCTTCGGTGCGATCCGCGCCGGGCTGATCGTGGTCAACACCAACCCGCTGTACACCGCGCGGGAAATGGAACACCAATTCAATGACTCCGGCGCCAAAGCGCTGGTCTGCCTGGCCAACATGGCGCACCTGGCGGAAGCCGTGGTGCCAAAAACCGGCGTCAAACACGTCATCGTCACCGAAGTCGCCGACCTGCTGCCGCCGGTCAAGCGCCTGCTGATCAACAGCGTGATCAAGTACGTGAAGAAAATGGTGCCGGCCTATCACCTGCCCAAAGCCGTCAAGTTCAACGACGTGCTGAGCAAGGGCCAGGGCCAGCCGGTGGCCGAAGCCAACCCGCACAGCAGTGATGTCGCGGTGCTGCAATACACCGGCGGCACCACCGGCGTGGCCAAGGGCGCGATGCTGACCCATCGCAACCTCGTCGCCAACATGCTGCAGTGCAAGGCGCTGATGGGCTCCAACCTCAATGAAGGTTGCGAGATCCTGATCACCCCGCTGCCGCTGTACCACATCTATGCGTTCACCTTTCATTGCATGGCGATGATGCTGATCGGCAACCACAACATCCTGATCAGCAACCCGCGCGACCTGCCGGCGATGGTCAAGGAACTGTCGAAGTGGAAGTTCAGCGGTTTCGTCGGCCTCAACACGCTGTTCGTCGCGCTGTGCAACAACGAAGGTTTCCGCAAGCTGGATTTCTCCAATCTGAAAGTCACCCTGTCCGGCGGCATGGCCCTGCAACTGGCCGCGGCCGAGCGCTGGAAAGCGGTGACCGGTTGCTCGATCTGCGAAGGTTACGGCATGACCGAAACCAGCCCGGTGGCCACGGTCAACCCGATCCAGAACATCCAGATCGGCACCATCGGCATTCCGGTGCCGTCAACCCTGTGCAAAGTCATCGACGATGCCGGTGTCGAGCAGCCAATGGGCGAAATCGGCGAGCTGTGCGTCAAGGGCCCGCAAGTGATGAAGGGCTACTGGCAGCGTCAGGAAGCCACCGACGAGATCCTCGACAGCGAAGGCTGGCTGAAGACCGGTGACATCGCGCTGATCCAGCCCGATGGCTACATGCGCATTGTCGATCGCAAGAAAGACATGATCCTGGTCTCCGGTTTCAACGTTTACCCCAACGAGCTGGAAGACGTGCTGGCAACCCTGCCGGGCGTGTTGCAGTGCGCGGCCATCGGCGTGCCGGACGAGAAGTCGGGTGAAGCGATCAAGATTTTCATCGTGGCCAAGCCGGGCGTGACCCTGACCAAGGAAACCGTCATGGAGCACATGCGCGCCAACGTCACCGGTTACAAAGTGCCGCGCTCGGTGGAATTCCGCGATGCGCTGCCGACCACCAACGTCGGCAAGATTCTGCGCCGCGAGTTGCGTGACGAAGAGCTGAAGAAGATCAAGGCCAAGTCCGCCGCCTAA
- the fadD2 gene encoding long-chain-fatty-acid--CoA ligase FadD2, whose product MQPDFWNDKRPAGVPLDIDMGEFKSVIEVFERSCKKFADRPAFSNMGVTLTYAELERYSAAFAGYLQAHTDLVPGDRIAVQMPNVLQYPIAVFGALRAGLIVVNTNPLYTAREMRHQFKDSGARALVYLNMFGQKVQEVLPDTDIQYLIEAKMGDLMPTAKGWLVNTVVSKVKKMVPAYSLPQAISFKSALRLGRGLGIKPLKVGLDDIAVLQYTGGTTGLAKGAMLTHGNLVANMQQVRACLAQLGPDGQPLLREGQEVMVAPLPLYHIYAFTANCMCMMVSGNHNVLITNPRDIAGFIKELKNWRFSALLGLNTLFVALMDHPDFKTLDFSSLKLTNSGGTALVKATAERWEQITGCRITEGYGLTETSPVACTNPYGDQSRLGTVGLPVPGTLLKVIDDEGVEQPMGERGELCIKGPQIMKGYWHKPEATAEVLDAEGWFKSGDIAVIDPDGFVRIVDRKKDMIIVSGFNVYPNEIEDVVMAHPKVANCAVIGVPDERSGEAVKLFVVARETGISLEELKAYCKENFTAYKVPKHIVLRESLPMTPVGKILRRELRDIA is encoded by the coding sequence ATGCAACCTGATTTCTGGAATGACAAACGCCCCGCCGGCGTACCACTGGACATCGACATGGGCGAGTTCAAGTCGGTGATCGAGGTGTTTGAGCGTTCCTGCAAGAAATTCGCCGATCGGCCGGCCTTCAGCAATATGGGCGTGACCCTGACCTACGCTGAACTCGAGCGCTACAGCGCAGCGTTCGCCGGTTACCTGCAAGCCCACACCGATCTGGTACCAGGGGACCGCATCGCGGTGCAGATGCCCAACGTACTGCAATATCCGATTGCCGTGTTCGGCGCCTTGCGCGCCGGGCTGATCGTGGTCAACACCAACCCGCTGTACACCGCGCGCGAGATGCGCCACCAGTTCAAGGACTCCGGTGCCCGGGCGCTGGTGTACCTGAACATGTTCGGGCAGAAGGTCCAGGAAGTGCTGCCGGACACTGACATTCAATACCTGATCGAAGCGAAGATGGGCGACCTGATGCCCACCGCCAAGGGCTGGCTGGTCAACACCGTGGTCAGCAAAGTTAAGAAAATGGTCCCGGCCTATTCGCTGCCCCAGGCCATCTCGTTCAAGAGTGCGCTGCGCCTGGGCCGTGGTCTGGGGATCAAGCCGCTGAAAGTCGGTCTCGACGACATTGCCGTGTTGCAATACACCGGCGGCACCACCGGCCTGGCCAAGGGCGCGATGCTGACCCACGGCAACCTCGTGGCGAACATGCAGCAAGTGCGCGCGTGTCTTGCGCAACTGGGGCCTGACGGGCAGCCATTGCTGCGCGAAGGGCAGGAGGTGATGGTGGCGCCGCTGCCGCTGTACCACATCTATGCCTTCACCGCGAATTGCATGTGCATGATGGTGTCGGGCAACCACAACGTGCTGATCACCAATCCGCGAGACATCGCAGGCTTCATCAAGGAGTTGAAGAACTGGCGTTTCTCGGCGTTGCTTGGCCTGAATACGTTGTTCGTCGCGCTGATGGATCACCCGGACTTCAAGACCCTGGACTTCTCCAGCCTCAAGCTGACCAACTCCGGCGGTACTGCGCTGGTCAAGGCCACCGCCGAGCGCTGGGAGCAGATCACCGGTTGCCGCATCACCGAAGGTTACGGCCTCACCGAAACGTCGCCGGTGGCCTGCACCAACCCGTATGGCGACCAGTCGCGGCTGGGCACCGTCGGTCTGCCGGTGCCGGGTACGCTGCTGAAGGTCATCGATGACGAGGGTGTCGAGCAACCGATGGGCGAGCGTGGCGAGTTGTGCATCAAAGGCCCGCAGATCATGAAAGGCTACTGGCACAAACCCGAAGCCACTGCCGAAGTGCTGGATGCCGAGGGCTGGTTCAAGTCCGGTGATATCGCGGTGATCGACCCGGACGGGTTCGTGCGCATCGTCGACCGTAAGAAGGACATGATCATCGTCTCCGGTTTCAACGTGTACCCCAACGAGATCGAAGACGTGGTCATGGCCCACCCGAAAGTCGCCAACTGCGCGGTGATCGGCGTGCCGGACGAGCGTTCGGGCGAGGCGGTGAAACTGTTTGTGGTGGCGCGGGAAACCGGGATCAGCCTCGAGGAGTTGAAGGCGTACTGCAAAGAGAATTTCACCGCTTACAAAGTGCCGAAACACATCGTATTGCGTGAGTCGTTGCCGATGACACCGGTCGGCAAGATTCTGCGGCGGGAGTTGCGCGATATCGCCTGA
- a CDS encoding alpha/beta hydrolase, with protein MIHHAFWLDASDRSRLFVNQWLPAAPLKALILLAHGMAEHSARYERLANAFCEQGYGVYAPDLRGHGKTAEHGTLGHFADDDGWCKVIGDLANLNQHIGQQHPEVPIILLGHSMGSYLAQGYLLHHSASLHGAILSGSNFQPVALYGAARQIARFEKLRQGGKGRSALIEWLSFGSFNKKFKPARTPFDWLSRDPVEVDKYVADPLCGFRCTNQLWIDLLGGLQQISKASNLAQIDPGLPLLVIGGECDPVSEGKRLTDLAEALRSAGSQNLQLQIYPQARHELFNETNRDEVIADVLAWIDQALSHRRPQRSE; from the coding sequence ATGATCCACCACGCCTTCTGGCTGGACGCGAGTGACCGCAGCCGCCTGTTCGTCAACCAGTGGTTGCCGGCCGCGCCCTTGAAAGCGCTGATCCTGCTGGCCCACGGCATGGCCGAACACAGCGCGCGCTACGAGCGGCTGGCGAATGCGTTCTGTGAACAAGGCTACGGTGTGTACGCCCCGGATCTGCGCGGCCATGGCAAAACCGCCGAACACGGGACACTCGGGCATTTCGCCGATGACGACGGCTGGTGCAAGGTGATCGGCGATCTGGCCAATCTCAATCAGCACATCGGCCAGCAGCATCCCGAGGTACCGATCATCCTGCTCGGACACAGCATGGGCAGCTACCTCGCTCAGGGTTACCTGCTGCATCACAGCGCCAGCCTGCACGGTGCGATTCTCAGCGGCTCGAATTTCCAGCCAGTGGCGCTTTACGGTGCGGCGCGGCAGATCGCCCGATTCGAAAAACTGCGTCAGGGTGGCAAGGGCCGCAGTGCGCTGATCGAGTGGTTGTCGTTCGGCTCGTTCAACAAAAAATTCAAACCGGCGCGCACGCCGTTCGACTGGCTGAGCCGCGACCCGGTTGAAGTCGACAAGTACGTCGCCGATCCGCTGTGCGGCTTTCGCTGCACCAATCAGCTATGGATCGACTTGCTCGGTGGCTTGCAGCAGATCAGCAAAGCGTCCAATCTCGCCCAGATCGACCCGGGCCTGCCGCTGCTGGTAATCGGCGGTGAATGTGATCCGGTGAGCGAAGGCAAGCGTCTGACAGATCTGGCCGAGGCGTTGCGCTCGGCCGGCAGCCAGAACCTGCAACTGCAGATCTACCCGCAGGCGCGGCACGAATTGTTCAATGAAACCAATCGCGACGAAGTGATTGCCGATGTGCTGGCCTGGATCGACCAGGCGCTGAGCCATCGTCGCCCTCAACGCAGCGAATAA
- a CDS encoding MaoC family dehydratase — MTQVTNIPYEALEVGQTASYSKTVEERDIQLFAAMSGDHNPVHLDAEFAAASMFKERIAHGMFSGALISAAVACELPGPGTIYIGQQMSFQKPVKIGDTLTVRLEILEKLPKFRVRIATRVFNQRDELVVDGEAEILAPRKQQTVTLPTLPAISIG, encoded by the coding sequence ATGACCCAGGTTACCAACATCCCTTACGAAGCCCTCGAAGTCGGCCAGACCGCCAGCTATAGCAAGACCGTCGAAGAGCGCGACATTCAGCTGTTCGCCGCGATGTCGGGCGACCACAACCCGGTGCACCTGGATGCCGAGTTCGCCGCGGCCAGCATGTTCAAGGAGCGTATCGCCCACGGCATGTTCAGCGGTGCGCTGATCAGCGCTGCCGTGGCGTGCGAACTGCCTGGGCCCGGCACCATCTACATCGGTCAGCAGATGAGCTTTCAGAAGCCAGTGAAAATTGGCGACACCCTGACCGTGCGCCTGGAAATCCTCGAGAAGCTGCCGAAGTTTCGCGTACGCATCGCCACTCGCGTGTTCAACCAGCGTGATGAACTGGTAGTGGATGGCGAGGCCGAAATTCTGGCGCCGCGTAAACAACAGACCGTGACCCTGCCGACTCTGCCGGCGATCAGCATCGGCTGA
- a CDS encoding PA2169 family four-helix-bundle protein — protein sequence MTDMNKEAISVLNDLIETCKDGQEGFKTCAEDIKHPELKTLFVTRSADCATAAAELQAEVRKLGGDPETSTSVSGDLHRRWVDVKAMFTGKDEEAVLNEAERGEDHALKAYREAIEKINKHSLVGIRDLVERQYHGVQRNHDQVKALRNQARARS from the coding sequence ATGACTGATATGAATAAAGAAGCCATCTCTGTACTCAACGACCTGATCGAAACCTGCAAGGACGGCCAGGAAGGGTTCAAGACTTGCGCTGAAGACATCAAGCACCCAGAACTCAAGACTCTGTTCGTGACCCGTTCTGCCGATTGCGCGACTGCCGCCGCTGAACTGCAGGCTGAAGTGCGTAAACTGGGCGGTGATCCGGAAACTTCTACCAGCGTCAGCGGTGACCTGCACCGTCGCTGGGTCGACGTCAAAGCCATGTTCACGGGCAAAGATGAAGAAGCGGTGCTCAACGAAGCCGAGCGCGGTGAAGACCATGCGCTGAAGGCTTATCGTGAAGCCATCGAGAAAATCAACAAGCACAGCCTCGTGGGTATTCGTGACCTGGTCGAGCGTCAGTACCACGGCGTACAACGCAATCACGACCAAGTGAAAGCCCTGCGTAACCAGGCTCGCGCTCGTTCGTAA
- a CDS encoding DUF3820 family protein, which translates to MNPEKLELLITREMPFGKYKGRIIADLPGPYLNWFAREGFPHGELGGLLALMQEIDHNGLSDLLEPLRAKHGKPAPRH; encoded by the coding sequence ATGAATCCTGAAAAGCTTGAACTACTGATCACCCGTGAAATGCCCTTCGGCAAGTACAAGGGCCGGATCATTGCCGACCTGCCAGGGCCTTATCTGAACTGGTTTGCCCGCGAAGGCTTTCCTCACGGCGAACTCGGCGGACTGCTGGCGCTGATGCAGGAAATCGACCATAACGGCCTGTCGGACCTGCTCGAACCGCTACGCGCCAAACACGGCAAACCTGCCCCGCGCCACTGA
- a CDS encoding aminotransferase class V-fold PLP-dependent enzyme, which translates to MPDNTRRARDEAFWQTFADRYEAQTGPLNLENGYFGRMSRTVIEDYQRNIEMINTSNSVYVRQRFEQYDSLDIRAQLAELIGVRAQSVAFTRNASDALQSLIRNYNRLLPGDQVLISDLEYDTVKGAMRWLARHRGVDVIEINHAHPASFDSLLDSYRETFIRYPKLKLMALTHVTHRTGLVMPVQAIAALAKQHGVDIILDGAHALGQIDFNLEAMGIAFAGFNLHKWIGAPLTLGFLYIAPQRLADIDPDMGEMHFPASDIRARTPYSTPNIPALMTLPLVFEEHRSLGGAAAKGARLNYLRNLWVSAVRHLPGIEVMTPDDPRLYCGITSMRFTRYTDQQAMVERLLNEYKLFTVVRNGAASGPSIRITPGLTTTADDMQLLTRALNELR; encoded by the coding sequence ATGCCTGACAACACCCGCCGCGCCCGTGACGAAGCTTTCTGGCAGACCTTCGCTGATCGCTACGAAGCGCAGACCGGCCCGCTGAACCTGGAGAACGGTTACTTCGGACGCATGTCGCGCACGGTGATCGAGGACTACCAGCGCAACATCGAAATGATCAACACCAGCAACTCGGTGTATGTGCGCCAACGTTTTGAACAGTACGACAGCCTCGACATCCGTGCGCAACTGGCCGAGTTGATCGGCGTGCGCGCGCAGAGCGTGGCCTTCACCCGCAACGCCAGCGATGCGCTGCAATCGCTGATCCGCAATTACAATCGCCTGCTACCCGGCGATCAGGTGCTGATCAGCGACCTGGAGTACGACACGGTCAAGGGCGCCATGCGCTGGCTGGCGCGGCATCGCGGCGTCGATGTGATCGAGATCAACCATGCGCATCCGGCCAGTTTCGACAGTCTGCTGGACAGCTACCGCGAAACTTTCATCCGCTATCCGAAACTCAAGCTGATGGCCCTGACCCATGTCACCCACCGCACCGGGCTGGTGATGCCAGTGCAGGCCATCGCCGCGCTGGCGAAACAACATGGCGTGGACATCATCCTCGACGGCGCTCACGCCCTCGGCCAGATCGACTTCAATCTCGAAGCAATGGGCATCGCCTTCGCCGGCTTCAACCTGCACAAGTGGATTGGCGCACCGCTGACCCTGGGCTTTCTGTACATCGCCCCGCAGCGTCTGGCCGACATCGATCCGGACATGGGCGAAATGCACTTCCCCGCCAGCGATATCCGCGCGCGCACGCCGTACAGCACGCCGAACATTCCGGCACTGATGACTTTGCCGCTGGTATTCGAGGAACACCGTTCGCTCGGGGGCGCCGCAGCCAAAGGCGCACGCCTCAATTACCTGCGCAACCTGTGGGTCAGCGCGGTGCGGCACTTGCCAGGGATCGAGGTCATGACCCCGGACGATCCGCGCCTGTATTGCGGGATCACCTCGATGCGTTTCACTCGCTACACCGATCAACAGGCAATGGTCGAGCGCCTGCTCAACGAGTACAAGCTGTTCACCGTGGTGCGCAACGGCGCAGCGAGCGGGCCGAGCATCCGTATCACGCCGGGGCTGACCACCACTGCGGATGACATGCAGTTGCTGACCCGCGCGCTCAACGAACTGCGCTGA
- a CDS encoding intradiol ring-cleavage dioxygenase → MERDTSTAPSSSIYQLAPEQIAGPYFRNPKLLRRNISEGAEGLPLLLRLSIVDAMTGEPVSGALVDIWHCNARGAYSGWSRINPDQEVDSDAIGSVPRTDDDTYLRGSQFCDQQGRARFTTIYPGFYAGRALHIHVAVRIVAGTEYLAERNVAWVGQLYFPEVVSRAVLNARDYRGRASAPLNNADDSYYSNMGGEDSTLTVWPIGRDSHEDGFFGHLTIGIDTFAASSQIKPEDFDKYTV, encoded by the coding sequence ATGGAACGAGATACTTCAACCGCACCGTCATCATCGATCTATCAGTTGGCCCCCGAACAGATCGCCGGGCCGTATTTCCGCAATCCAAAACTGCTGCGGCGCAACATCAGCGAAGGCGCCGAAGGGCTGCCCTTGCTGTTGCGCCTGAGCATCGTCGACGCGATGACCGGCGAGCCGGTGAGCGGGGCGCTGGTGGACATCTGGCACTGCAATGCTCGGGGCGCCTATTCGGGTTGGAGCCGGATCAATCCGGATCAGGAGGTCGATTCCGATGCCATCGGCTCAGTGCCGCGTACCGACGATGACACCTACCTGCGCGGCAGCCAGTTCTGCGATCAACAGGGACGAGCACGATTCACCACGATCTATCCGGGGTTCTATGCCGGGCGAGCGCTGCACATTCATGTGGCAGTGCGCATTGTCGCCGGCACTGAATATCTGGCGGAGCGCAACGTGGCCTGGGTCGGCCAGCTGTATTTCCCCGAAGTGGTGTCACGCGCGGTGCTCAATGCCCGGGACTATCGCGGGCGTGCCTCGGCACCCTTGAACAACGCCGATGACAGCTACTACAGCAACATGGGTGGCGAAGATTCGACCCTGACCGTGTGGCCGATCGGTCGTGACTCTCACGAGGACGGTTTCTTCGGCCACCTGACCATCGGTATCGACACCTTTGCCGCCTCGTCGCAGATCAAACCCGAGGACTTCGACAAGTACACCGTGTGA
- a CDS encoding bifunctional 4-hydroxy-2-oxoglutarate aldolase/2-dehydro-3-deoxy-phosphogluconate aldolase yields MKNPSPTVSMADKVALIDSLCAKARILPVITIAREQDVLPLADALAAGGLTALEVTLRSQFGLKAIQILREQRPELVTGAGTVLDRNMLAAAEAAGSQFIVTPGITRDLLEASVDSPIPLLPGISNASGIMEGYGLGYRRFKLFPAEVSGGVAAIKALGGPFGEVKFCPTGGVGPANIKSYMALKNVMCVGGSWMLDPEWIKNGDWARIQECTAEALALLD; encoded by the coding sequence ATGAAAAATCCATCCCCGACCGTTTCCATGGCGGACAAAGTTGCCCTGATCGACAGCCTCTGCGCCAAGGCGCGGATCCTGCCAGTGATCACCATCGCCCGTGAACAGGACGTGCTGCCATTGGCCGACGCGCTGGCCGCCGGTGGCCTGACCGCGCTGGAAGTGACCCTGCGCTCGCAGTTCGGGCTCAAGGCGATCCAGATCCTGCGTGAGCAGCGTCCGGAGCTGGTGACCGGTGCCGGCACCGTACTGGATCGCAACATGCTCGCGGCGGCGGAAGCGGCAGGTTCGCAGTTCATCGTCACCCCGGGCATCACCCGTGACCTGCTCGAAGCCAGCGTCGACAGCCCGATTCCGCTGTTGCCCGGCATCAGCAACGCCTCCGGCATCATGGAAGGCTATGGCCTGGGTTACCGCCGCTTCAAGCTGTTCCCGGCGGAAGTCAGCGGCGGCGTGGCAGCCATCAAGGCCCTCGGCGGTCCGTTCGGCGAAGTGAAATTCTGCCCGACCGGTGGCGTCGGCCCGGCCAACATCAAGAGTTACATGGCGCTGAAAAACGTCATGTGCGTGGGCGGCAGCTGGATGCTCGATCCCGAGTGGATCAAGAACGGCGATTGGGCGCGCATTCAGGAATGCACCGCCGAGGCCCTGGCGCTGCTGGACTAA